Proteins encoded together in one Bacteroidales bacterium window:
- a CDS encoding transketolase, with amino-acid sequence MNTTATLKAIACQVRRDILRMVHAVQSGHPGGSLGCTELMVALYFDVLNHNPAEFEMNGRDQDVFLLSNGHLSAVWYSVLARSGYFEISELSTFRKIDTRLQGHPATHDGLPGVRFASGSLGQGLSCAIGVALAKKLDQDDSLVYVLMGDGEIQEGQVWEAAMFAGGKKVDNLIAIIDFNRKQIDGPTDEVMPMGDIKAKWEAFDWEVLEMDGNDIEEVIDTLRLAGTLTGNEKPVMILMKTEMGQGVDFMMGTHKWHGVAPNDEQLEKALAQLEETLGDY; translated from the coding sequence ATGAACACCACAGCAACATTAAAAGCTATTGCCTGTCAGGTTCGGCGCGACATCCTCAGGATGGTGCACGCGGTTCAGTCGGGGCACCCGGGAGGCTCGCTTGGCTGCACCGAACTTATGGTTGCACTCTACTTCGATGTACTGAACCACAACCCGGCTGAATTTGAGATGAATGGCCGCGATCAGGACGTATTCCTGCTTTCCAATGGTCACCTCTCAGCCGTTTGGTACAGTGTACTGGCGCGGAGTGGTTACTTTGAAATTTCAGAGCTCAGCACGTTCCGGAAAATCGATACCCGTTTGCAGGGGCATCCGGCCACGCATGATGGCTTGCCAGGCGTCAGGTTTGCTTCAGGATCGCTGGGGCAGGGGCTGTCGTGCGCCATCGGTGTAGCACTGGCTAAAAAGCTGGACCAGGATGATAGCCTGGTTTATGTGCTGATGGGTGACGGAGAGATCCAGGAGGGTCAGGTGTGGGAAGCAGCGATGTTTGCAGGTGGTAAAAAAGTAGATAACCTAATTGCCATCATTGATTTTAACCGGAAACAGATTGACGGTCCGACAGATGAAGTGATGCCAATGGGAGATATAAAGGCCAAGTGGGAAGCCTTCGACTGGGAAGTGCTGGAGATGGATGGCAACGATATCGAAGAAGTAATTGACACCCTTAGACTTGCCGGAACGCTGACTGGAAATGAAAAACCGGTAATGATCCTGATGAAAACAGAGATGGGGCAGGGTGTGGATTTTATGATGGGAACCCACAAGTGGCATGGTGTAGCGCCCAACGATGAGCAGTTGGAGAAAGCACTGGCACAACTGGAGGAAACACTCGGAGATTATTAA